The genome window TTCTACTTGTCGCACAAATCAACTCTTATGTAAAAGTGATGAAGGTGAAATTATTCTCTGTGCTGCCTCCCTTGCTTCATTTGGAGAAAACTCATACAAAGCGCGCGCACGCTCTCTTGCAACATCACTAGACACTAGATAATAAGGTTATTTTTTTCAGCCTGGCAGTCTAGTGCCCCATTGAGGGCGAAACCCTAGCTAGGACACAACATCAGGCTGCAGGGAGCTATATATTCAGCAGCCACGATCCGAGTGGCATCATAGCATGCATTGCTTTCATATACCAACAGTACGAGCTCCATCTTGAATGAAATTAGTGTGGGAGTAACTAGGGGAGGCCCTTATTTCTGGTcagctcttttttctctttaatGACGATCAGTTCGATCTGGCATTTCTCATGTGCTTAGTCTTTCTGAACTCTCCTTGTCCCTTCTGCTCCCTCTTCTCATACTTGTACTTCCCTTGCGTGTAGGCACTTTAGTAGGACTGATGAATTTAAAATTATATACTTGAACCTTTTAGATACAGTCAACACTGCGCATCTTCAGTTTTTcagaactctctctctctctctcacacacattAAAAAAACTTTCGAGAAGTCAACTGATAGGAGCCAtatagtgtttttttttgtaaTGATCTACATCCCTCTTTCTACGTTCATCTATTTTTAATATGTGTATATGTCTACAGATGCAGATATTCTTGAATCTACGTTGTAGATATTGTAAAGCACAGCCTTATTGCCCATCCAAGCAGCAGTTACCGGATACGCACGTACAAGGTAAAACTTGTGGTCCTTCAATTCCTCTTTTAAGAACTTTATCTTTCTTTCGTGTATTTCTTTTAGCCGGCATAGTACaaactctctctcacacacacacctCGAGACTGATAGCAAAGCATAATGAAAAGTATAAATACCAGAATACAagcaaatatattattttctgttATGAGATACTGTTTTGTATCTATGGAGAAAATTACTTCTCTCGGTGTTTGTGAATAATACTCTAGCCTACAATCTGTTTTGTTTAGGATGCTTctctaaacaaaaaaaaaaaagtttgtccGATTCCGTTAATAAAAGTTTATCTGAATTTAGCCTTTCTTTTAATGAAATGATTTTAGCATATTTTCTCTGGAGGCTTGGACATCTTTAGCGTTGTATTGTCGTCAGTTCCATACAATCTACAGTTGAGTGCAAGTTGACTTGTTGAAATGCGTATTTTTTTGTGTTCAATGATAAAATTCAGATCCTAATCATATTCCAAATATATCTATATGTGCATGATAACAAAAGGACCAACACTTTGATGGATGCAATTCCTTTGCACGTGTCAGAAAAATAATGCTCGATCTGAATTCAGTGAATGGTAATCTCAGGGAAGGAAAAGATGGGGAAATCAGTTTTTGGAGTAATCCACCAAAAGCAGCAGAGAAAAGGAAACAATTATAGATGTAAATCTAAGCTCACACCCTCGGATGCGGTGTTCGCTGGCTGCTCACAGACAAACTGACCTTGTGGAGACAGCagcaaagaggaagatgaggacgACGCCACAAGAGAAGCTGAAGCCCTCGGTTCGTCTCCTCGGAACACGGACAGCGCAACCGGCCGCCGCTCTCCACCCGGCGGCATGCTCGTGTTCCCGTGCTGCACGGCAGGCGGCCCCCTCCAGAACCCAGCCGTCAGGGCGTTCCCGTTGATCGGCTGAGTGATCGACCCGATTCCGCTGTAGAACTGCGGGCCGATGGCgaggcctccgccgccgcttgGACCCCTCACCGTGGGCCACGACGGGTACAATGTCGCCACCGTGGGGCCTGTCACGCCGTACCGGTGCTGCGGGTAgccgaggaggtggtggtggtgagcgCCGccagccgcggcggcggcggcggcggccatcgcGGTCTGCATCTGCACCCGCTTCGCGTGCTGCCGCTCGCGCTTGTGCGCGTTCTGGTGGCCTCCGAGCGCCTGCGACGTCGTGAAGTTCCTGCAGCAGTAGTGGCACTCGAACTTGCGGCTGCTGTCGGGGGCAGCGGCGATGGCACTGCCACTGCTGCTTTGTgtggcagcagcggcggcggcaaccgtggcggtggcggtggcttcTTTAGCCTTGCCCTCAGATGATGAGTGAGGGACGTCGATGCCGAAGATGCGGATACCGGAGTTGGGGCTTTtacggggcggggcggggcgcaGGAACGGTAACTCAGAGAAGGACGCGACGTTGCTGAAGTCATGAAGCTCCTGTACGCTCGCCgcgtcgccaccgccgccttcgCTACCCATGCAATGGAGAAATGAATGTACAGGCCGGATCTCTCTAGTACGTACGCCTTTGTGAAATAACTTGCAGTCGTTGGAAGTAACCAGCTAGCGCCTCAGCTGGTCTAGGCGTCTAGCTAGCAGTGAGCTTGGAGGAACCCTGTCATGCTCTCAGCATCTCTCTTCCTCGgcagggggagagagaggggaacggaaggaggggaggagaggcaaGCAGAGAGCTAGAGGGAATAGAAAGGGCCGGAAGGCCTGCGCTCGTGTTGCTCAAAGGAGTGCCAACTGCCAAATGTATACAAGTGATAGGTTGTGCATGGCTACCGTGGAGCAGGGTTTTTGTCACCTTACTATGTTGTGGTTAATTAGGAGGAGGTGGGCCAAGCGGGGAGGCAGGTAGGAGAAAAGGAGATGTGGATACATGTTTCATGGTGGTGGTGTAGTAAATTCTTGAGTAGGGGTCGGGTGTCCATAGTACACAGTAAGCTCTGGCAAGTACTACTGCACTCGGAGGCTTTTGAGCTCTCATAACAAACAAGTACCTATCAGAGAGAGGAAAAGCCAACAGTCTCATACAAGCATAGCTCAAGCACATAAACACATCTCTCTCCTTTCTTCATTTCTCTGGCTGATGGGGGAGAAATGCCCTAGCCCTAAATACTAGAGAGTCGTCACCAAAGACTCCTTCAAAGCTCTAGGGCCTCGGATGCCCTACGGCAACCAAGGCCTCCGGAGCCCGTGAGCCTCCTTCTCAGGTCACCAACTCTTGGAGCCTAGGGGAGCTAGATGACCCTCGATGCTCCTTAGGCCAGTCTAGGCTCGACAACACTTTGGCTCATGACCCTCTGAATCTTTGGCTTTGGAGCGGTCCTAAAGACCCAAGCTTGGGTGTCTCCCAGAGGCCCGGTGACTCCTAACCTTCGGAGGCCGCGGACTTCCGAAGGCTGGAGGAAAGATACGAAGTCCCTAGTAAAGATTAGCAGAAACATGCCCGTCAGCCACGTGATGTCTGCCATGAGATGACCAACATTTAATACCGGTCATATGGTGGCCACCCCTAACACACCAGGAGCAAGTGGTGACCGACCTGACATGCTGGATAGTGCGGCGCTGGAATGGACGACTAAGCTTGCCACCACTCGCTACCACGGTTAAAAAATATCCTCTAGTAGGGTTATAGTATTTTTACCTAGTCTTGGGCCATGTTACCCGGCTGGACTAAGGTCCCTGTTGCATAGGGAAAACGTGTATTATTATCTCGGTAGGGGCACGATTGTATGCTCACACCCTGAATaatactataaatatagacctaTAGCTATCGGGTTATGACACGTATTTTTATCATCACCACTTTGGGCATTCCTTtcctctctacttcttctctaagctttagacactcctgtgagtgagctctcgccgcactttgttcgtggaagatattttGTTTCACCAACAGTTGCTGTTGTCCGTGGAAATGAACGTAGAAGTACTAGAAGAGGTAGGATGTCACCTAGGCGCTGGCCTAAACTACCGGCTCCACCACCACGCCTAGGCGTTGGCCCAAACGACCGGCTCCACCACCACACCTGCACGAAGGTTGGCGCAACAGCCGTAGCCAAGCACTCGATGTGCCACCACCAGTTCTACACCCGGGTGGAATGGGGGCTCGGCAGCTACCGTCGATCCGATCACAACCCCGGCGGTGGTTGGCATAGGGGCTAGAGTCAACTTAGAGGCTTTCCAGCAGCAATACAGCGAAGAGCTTGATGTACCCCAAGGGGCTACAGCCGAGGCCTCAGCTGCGCATGCCGCCCTCTGATGGTTTTGGGCGCTAAAACCTAGGAGGCAGTTGTGCCCAGCCCCGAGATGACTTCTGTGACTATGTCCAGAGAACTTTCTTAGAACCATTGTCCTCTAAAAGCCGGTTCGCTCGGCAGCCTCCTCGGCCTTCCTCAGCGAAAAGGGGCACCGAGAAGGCCATGGGTTCCGGAGTGCGCAGATCCTGCCAACAATGTAGGAGGCGCGACCAGGGGTGCTCTGGATCCTCCCCTGAATGACGACACGCCTCGGTCAATTGCCAGCGGAAGGGCACTAGTGCACTCTATATGGGGCTGTACGGGCCCATAATACCAAGGACTGTCGGACACTCGTAGCATTATGGCAAGGGTACATCGAGAGGTGGGCGGCGCACTTGGTAGGGAAAGGAACCGACAACAGGTGACCCGAGATCGGAGGCCCGTAGCGAGTCACTAGGCCCCTCGGCTAGCTCTGCCGACTCAAACTCCACCACTAACGGTGCAGCACCCTAGCAATAAAGAATCTCCGATGACCCCTTGAAACAGCTTTGGCAAAACTTCACACGTGGGGGCAGCCGTGTCAAGGTAACCATGCCAGAGCCCTTGTGACCTTTGTCTCCAACAAACATCATGGGGGGATCCTCCCCCTCACTGATGCTCTAAATAGTTGCAACCAACATTGCCACATCAAAACCCTTCGTTCCGAAGGCCTAGGCGGGGCCCTGTTCGGTGGTGGCCTGTTGGGCCCCAGCGGATAGGCTTCGGTCACCCCGGAGGTTCAGGCAGTCTTCCCCTTCAGCAGACAACCCACGCAGGAGGTGCCTTCCCCTCTACTACCTCGATAGCTACTGAGGCGTCCGAGCCTCTAGCCTTGCTGTAAAGGCCCAGTTTAGGCCAAGGTACGCCCCACTACAGACCTCTCCATTTTAGCCTTGTTGTATACTTTCGACCTTTAGATAGCTATATAAAAGCCTCAGTTTGATGTATGATGAGAATAGCCATCCGAACTAGTGACATTCCCTATTCCAATTAGTTGTTCACTCATAACAATACAtacaaaacttaagttatatctttgCTCAAATAGTGCCACATAGCGCACAACAATCAAAACCCTTCGCTCCTCGGAGGTACGcaaaaccctccgcacctcgaagaGATAGCCTCGATCACATCGATGTCCAAACCCTCTTCCATGAGTGTCAAGGTCCAAACCATCCGCCATGCGTGTTGAAATCCATACCCTCCGCCATGCACATCGAGGTCCAAACACTCCACACCTCGAAGACACTACCACAATCGCATCGATGTCCAAACTCTCCACCAAGAGCTTCAAGGTCAAAACCCTCCGCACTCGAAGGCACTGCCTTGGTCACATCGAGGTCTAAACCCTTGGCCCTCGAAGGCATAGTCTCGATCATGTTAAGGTCTAAACACTCCGCACCTCAAAGGCATAGCCTCGGCCACGTCGAGGTCCAAATCCTCCACAAAGAAcgttgaggtccaaaccctccacacctcaaaggcatagcctcggtcatgtcgaggtccaaaccctctgccaAGATCATCGAGCTCAAAACCCTTCGCACCTCGAAGGCACTGCCTCAGTCACGTCGAGGTACAAAACCATCCACACCTTGAAAAAACTACCTCGGTCGCATCGAGCGTAAAGTCTTCTGCCACCTTGGTGGCTATAGGCCTCTGTCGCATGACATAACTGCCTTAGAAGCTTCTCTGTCTCGGTTAAAGCCTACAATGATAGCTCTAATAAAACACGCCCTTCGCTTGCTCTCGACCACAAGACGCGAGGGGGTTGAGGGAATGATGCTTCGTGCAATACACACTGCACAGTGTGCATAGGATGCGAGATGCGCCCTCCACTCGCATGTGGTCACAAAGTGTGATGGGGTCAGGGAGTCAAAAGGATTGGCTGATCCCCCACAAGTTGCAGAATTTTGCTAACTCGGTCAAAAAGCATTATTTTTAAAACAGTTACAAGAATGATGCAGGGGGCGAGATCTTAGAAAATTTGAGTGGGACTCGAAATATATTTGCTCCGGGGCTTCGCCATCATCATAGACTGCCCCCTTAGCCtcgccatcgacttcacctccagtTTTACCGTGAAGCTCTAGATGGCCAAGTCTCCATTGAGCATCACTGTGACTACATGCTAAGGGGTAGCAGATGAGGGGGTAGCAAACCCCCCCCAGTCTCACCATCGATTCTGCCTCCAGCCCTCACCATGACGGTCCCACCTCTGTCGAGCATATATACGGCTACTCGTTAAGGGGGTCACAGGCTGCCTCCCTTTGCCTCACCATCGACATCGCCTCTGGCCCTCGCGCGCGGTGCTTTGAATGGCCCCACCTCCATCAATCAACATTGTGGCTGAATGACGAGGGGTCACAGACTGCATCTCTCGACCTTGACGTCAACACTGCCTTCGGCCCTCATCGCTGTGCTCTAGATGGCCCCACCTCCTTCGAGCAACGCTACAGCTGAATGATGAGGGGGTCACAAACTGCCTATCTCAGTCTCACCGTCCACTCCGCCTTTGGCCACCACCGCAGGGCTCCAGATGGCCATGCCTCCGTCGAGCCTTGTCGCGGCACCCCAGACGGTCTCGCCTCCATCGAGCATCTTCGTGGCTAACTGCTGAGTGGGTCCCAATCTATCTCTCTTGGCCTCACTGTCGACTCCATCTCTTGCTACCACCATGGGGGGCACTAGACGATCCTGCCTCCGTAGAGACTCGCCGTGTATACCACTGAGGAGGTCGTGGACTGCCCCTAGCCTCGTCGTTGACTTTGCATCCGGTTTCGCCATGATGCTTCAGACGACCTCGTCTTCGTCAAGCATCGCCATGACTACATGCTGAGGCGGTAGCATACCCAACCTCATCCTCGCCGTCAACTCTGCCTTCGGCAACCATTGTGGGGCTCCGGACAACGCTACCTTCATCGAGCCTCGCCACGGCACTCTGGATGGTCCCGCCTCCATCGAAAATCTCTACAGCTACCcgttgagggggtcgcggaccacctctctctgCCTCACCATAGACACCACCTTTGGTCCTTGCTACGGTGCTTTGGACCGCCCTGCCTCCTTTGAGCAACGCTGCGGCTGAATGATGAGGGAATCACGGACTGCCTCTCTCGGCCTCGCTGTCGGTTCTAGACGTCCCTACCTCCATCGAGCCTTGTCATGGCACTCCGAACGGTCCCGCCTCCATCGAGCATCTCCGTGGCTACCCGCTaagggggtcacagaccgcCTCCCTCTACCTCGCCATCGATATCACCTCCGACCATTGTGATGGTGCTCCAAACGACCCCGCCTCTGTCGAGCAATGTTGTGGTTGAATACTGAGGGGGTTACGGATTGTCTCTCTCGACCTTGCCGTCGACACTGCCACCAGCCCTCGCCACGGTGCTCTAGACAGCCCTGCCTCCTTCGAGCAACATTGTGGCTGAATGCTAAGGGGTTTGAGGACTACGTCTCCCGGCGTTGCTGTCGACTCCACCTTTGGCCACTGTCGCAGGGCTCTGAACGACCGTGTCTCCATCGAGCCTCGCCATGGTGCTCTGAACGGTCTTGCCTCCATCGAGCATCTCCGTGGCTAAtcgctgagggggtcacagactgtCTCCCTCAGCCTCACTAATAACTCCATCTCCGACTACTATCGCAGGGGGCACTAGATGGTCCTACCTCCATAGAGCCTCGCCGTATATACCGTTGAGGGGTCGTGGACTGcccctcagcctcaccatcgacttcacctctggTTTCGTCGTGACGCTCTAAACAGCCACGTCTCCATTAAGCATCGCTGTAACTACATGCTCCAACGATCCCATCTCCGTCAAGCATCTCTGCGGCTACCCATTGAGGGAGTGACGAACTGCCTCCCTCTGCCTCGCCATCAACACCGCCTCCGGCCATTGTCGTGGTGCTCCGAACGGCCCTGCCTCCATCGAGCAATGATGCGGCTGAATGCCTAGGGGGTCATGGACTGCCCTTTGCAGCCTCGTCGTTGACACTCCCTCTTGACCTCACCGCGGTGCTCTCGATGACCCCACCTCCTTCAACCAATGCTGCAGCTAAaagctgagggggtcgcagactgccTCTCTCATTCTCGCCGTCGACTCCGCCTTCGGCCACTGTCACGGGGCTTCGAACGGCCCTTCCTCCATCGAGTCTCGTCATGGCACTCTGTACGGTCCCTCCTCCATCAAGCATCTCCGTGGATAACCGCTTAGGGGGTCACAAACTGTCTCCCTCGGTCTCGCCGTCGACTCCATCTTTGGCTACTGCTGCGGGGGCACTGGACGGTCATGCCTCCGTAGAGCCTCACCGTGGCCAGCgttgagggggtcgcagactccTCCCTCAGCACCACAATAGACTCATCTCCGATCACCTCGCTAGGCTTCAGAGCCCGTCATCTCCGTCAAACCTCATTGGTCTTCGGCTTTGATGATGACTACGCCTTCGGCCTCAACGTAGGCTTCAAAGCTCGTCGTCTATGTCGACCATCGTTGTGGCTAGCGCTGAGGGGGTCGTAGACTTCCTACCTCATCACCATCATCGACTCTGTCCCCAATCACCTTGCTAGGCTTCAGAGCCCTTTGTCTTTGTCAAACCTCGTCGGTCTTTGGCTTCGACATCAACTACACCTCCGACCCCATCATAGGCTCCAAAGCACATCATCCTCGTTGAACCTCGTCGCAAACAGAGCTAAAGGGGTCACAAACTTCCTCCCTCGGTGCCACCATCTACTTCTTCCCTGACAAGCCTCGCCACTCTTCGGCTCTGACATCAACTACGCCTCTAGCCTCCGCCTTGAGGCTCCAGAGCACATCGCCGCCAACAGTCCCTCCTCCTTCAGTGACCGCCGTTAGGCTCCAGATGGCCTCTCCTCCGTCAAACCTCTCCGCGGCAACCCAAAGGGGCAGGGGTCACGGGTACCTCCCTCAGCTCCCCCTATCGGCTTCCCCCTCAAAAACCACCATGGGACTTCAGAGCACAGTCTTTGTCAAGCCTTGGTGCCCTCTGGCCCGTTGTCGGCCTTGTCACAGAGCTCCGAACCACACCATATACATTGAGCCTCGACGCCATCGCTCACGACCACCACTAAGAGGTCAATCTGGGTAAAAAGTTGTTCAGATATCCTGACTCGGAGGCAGGGTTGGGGCTAGTTTCCTTAGCAATTTTGCATCCAATCGCCCCTCCAGACCTCGAGGCCAGCGGATGAGAGGGTGCTATTGAGGAAATGCCTTAGCCATAGATACTATAGGGAGTCGCCACCAAGGACTCCTCTGGAGTCCTAGGGCTCCGGACCCCCTACAGCAACCAGGGCCTCCGGAGCTCgtgagcctcctcctcctcgggtCACCGACTCTCAGAGCATGGGGGAGCTAGCTGACCCGCGACACCCCTTGGTTTGGCCAGTCTAGGTCTGAAGGCACTCTGGCTCATGACCCCTTCAAATCCTTGGCTTCTGAGTGGTCCTAAAGACCCAAGCTTAAGAGTCCCCCAAATGCTCAGAGACCTCTGACCTCCAGAGGTCGCAGACTCCCGAAGGCTGGAGGAAAGATGCAAAATCTCCTGTAAAGATCAACGGAAGCAGGCC of Phragmites australis chromosome 3, lpPhrAust1.1, whole genome shotgun sequence contains these proteins:
- the LOC133910945 gene encoding zinc finger protein 8-like; the protein is MGSEGGGGDAASVQELHDFSNVASFSELPFLRPAPPRKSPNSGIRIFGIDVPHSSSEGKAKEATATATVAAAAAATQSSSGSAIAAAPDSSRKFECHYCCRNFTTSQALGGHQNAHKRERQHAKRVQMQTAMAAAAAAAAGGAHHHHLLGYPQHRYGVTGPTVATLYPSWPTVRGPSGGGGLAIGPQFYSGIGSITQPINGNALTAGFWRGPPAVQHGNTSMPPGGERRPVALSVFRGDEPRASASLVASSSSSSLLLSPQGQFVCEQPANTASEGVSLDLHL